In a genomic window of Chryseobacterium sp. G0162:
- a CDS encoding ROK family protein: MMQNILGIDIGGSHITLAQVDPEKREIITSTYVREHVNSFDNKETIFSAWASAIEKAAHDLVKEDLLLGIAMPGPFDYEKGISLMQQGKFIDIHQVNIKEELANRLSISSKQIHFVNDAAAFMEGEVFGGCVQGFKRVFGVTLGTGLGTTFYNGEFATDEDLWDSPFKDSICEDYLATRWFVNRYEKLTGEKISGTKDLLDKPLEIQQKMFDEYADSFSDFIVKYVDHYKPEVLVIGGNIAKAYPHFEQRFIQNLIKNNINLQVKISAIFEDAAILGAASYALKKLI; this comes from the coding sequence ATGATGCAGAATATATTAGGAATCGATATTGGCGGCTCACATATTACATTGGCACAGGTAGATCCTGAAAAAAGAGAAATTATCACTTCAACGTATGTAAGAGAGCACGTTAATTCTTTTGATAATAAAGAAACCATTTTTTCAGCCTGGGCTTCAGCTATTGAGAAAGCGGCCCATGATCTGGTGAAAGAAGATCTTTTACTTGGAATTGCTATGCCGGGGCCTTTCGACTATGAAAAGGGAATCTCTCTAATGCAGCAAGGGAAATTTATTGATATACACCAGGTCAATATAAAAGAAGAACTGGCGAATAGATTATCCATTTCTTCAAAGCAGATTCATTTTGTAAATGATGCTGCTGCCTTTATGGAAGGAGAAGTATTTGGAGGCTGTGTTCAGGGCTTTAAAAGAGTTTTTGGAGTAACACTGGGTACAGGATTGGGAACCACATTTTATAACGGAGAATTTGCGACCGATGAAGACTTATGGGACTCACCATTTAAAGACTCAATATGTGAAGATTACCTAGCTACACGCTGGTTTGTAAATAGGTATGAGAAACTTACCGGAGAGAAAATTTCAGGAACTAAAGATCTTTTGGATAAACCTTTAGAAATACAGCAAAAGATGTTTGATGAATATGCAGATTCTTTCTCCGATTTTATTGTAAAATATGTAGATCATTACAAACCGGAAGTTTTAGTTATAGGAGGAAATATCGCAAAAGCGTATCCTCATTTTGAGCAAAGATTTATTCAGAATCTAATAAAGAATAATATTAACTTGCAGGTTAAAATTTCGGCCATCTTTGAAGATGCGGCCATTCTGGGAGCGGCCAGCTATGCATTAAAAAAGCTTATATAA
- a CDS encoding endo-beta-N-acetylglucosaminidase H gives MKKKSFLIPLMALMLQAGSQLKAQQLNPLGVCYVEVNNNNMLNAGSYTLQTTNRQLFDVAIIFAANINYDVSKSRAYISNNNNVTKVLNDVNTYVKPLQQKGIKVLLDLLGNHQGAGISNFPNREAAKDFALQVAHTVYTYGLDGVDLDDEYAGYGNNGTGQPNNSSFVMLLQELKAAMPDKLITFYYYGPATSRQTYNGDLAGNYINYSWNAMYGTYVAPNVSPLDKSKLSPAAIWIQNSNPQSTSASTLASLATSTKNDGYGVFMWYDLGGTNMANYLSTGSNILYNEDTQLSGQLYSWSQGQTCDPPLGLDVSNVTGTSAKLNWTSNASQTYNIDYKPANSTTWTNVASNYSGGNVVINNLTMNTDYDWRIQSNCSPTLTSTYLFAPRFNSGNGCATPSGLVSGSYLGNSAQLSWDAGTASSYTLQYKTTAATSWSEVQNISTNTYSLQNLTPNTTYVWKVQTACNGGTTSTYSGEGSFNSGFAPVVSPGPRSLSFNGSTNYLNAGQFNLSGNAVTIEGWVKVNAFKTAFPNISSVLGIEVGDNNSAMLRFGDGNLANNKLQFILSFGSSQTKINTNTAFNTNTWYHVAATYDGTAMKLYVNGNLDATTPVTGNFTANGILYLARNYDNSRALNGSLDEFRVWKRALTAQEIMNNSCNVAANSQGLEANWKMDEGSGAGALDATANTHFATLVNMSDTNWKTEVPCNASLSVRDLESVKENNTVYPNPVKRGSDIHFTGTDSSSEVSFYDISGKLLKKQEINQNNNTVNTQDLTSGTYIYKITSSKNKVVSSGKIIVK, from the coding sequence ATGAAAAAAAAATCCTTTCTTATTCCCCTGATGGCCCTGATGCTTCAAGCCGGGTCTCAACTCAAAGCCCAACAGCTCAATCCCTTGGGAGTATGTTATGTGGAGGTAAATAACAATAACATGCTGAATGCAGGTTCTTATACTCTACAAACCACCAACAGGCAGCTTTTTGATGTTGCTATTATCTTCGCTGCCAATATCAACTATGATGTTTCTAAAAGCAGAGCGTATATCTCAAATAATAATAACGTTACCAAAGTATTAAATGATGTAAATACCTATGTAAAACCTTTACAACAAAAAGGAATTAAGGTATTGCTGGACCTTTTAGGAAATCATCAGGGAGCTGGGATCTCCAATTTTCCTAATCGTGAAGCAGCCAAAGACTTTGCTTTACAGGTAGCTCATACAGTATATACTTATGGTTTAGATGGAGTGGATCTGGATGATGAATACGCAGGATATGGAAATAATGGGACAGGACAGCCTAATAACAGTTCTTTTGTAATGTTGCTGCAGGAGCTTAAAGCTGCAATGCCTGATAAGCTGATTACATTCTATTATTATGGACCTGCAACTTCAAGACAAACTTATAATGGGGATTTAGCAGGAAATTATATCAACTATAGCTGGAACGCGATGTATGGAACTTATGTTGCTCCAAATGTTTCTCCTCTTGATAAATCAAAACTCTCTCCTGCGGCAATTTGGATACAAAATTCAAATCCACAGTCTACTTCAGCGTCTACACTGGCATCTTTAGCTACCAGTACTAAAAATGACGGATATGGTGTATTTATGTGGTACGATTTAGGAGGAACCAATATGGCAAATTATCTAAGTACCGGTTCCAATATTCTTTATAATGAAGATACTCAATTAAGCGGACAATTGTATTCATGGAGCCAGGGCCAAACCTGTGATCCGCCATTAGGGTTGGATGTAAGTAATGTAACAGGAACTTCAGCTAAATTAAACTGGACGTCTAATGCTTCTCAAACCTATAATATTGATTATAAACCCGCCAATTCAACAACCTGGACCAATGTAGCAAGCAATTATTCAGGAGGTAATGTAGTCATCAATAATCTGACTATGAACACGGATTATGATTGGAGAATACAATCAAACTGCTCCCCAACTTTAACCAGTACCTACCTTTTTGCTCCAAGATTCAATTCCGGAAACGGATGTGCAACACCTTCGGGACTAGTATCAGGAAGCTATCTTGGAAATTCTGCTCAATTGTCATGGGATGCCGGAACTGCATCTTCTTATACATTACAGTACAAAACAACAGCAGCCACGTCATGGTCTGAAGTTCAGAATATATCAACCAATACTTATTCACTGCAAAATCTTACTCCTAATACAACTTATGTATGGAAAGTACAGACAGCATGTAACGGAGGAACAACAAGTACTTATTCAGGAGAAGGATCTTTCAATAGTGGCTTTGCACCTGTGGTAAGTCCTGGTCCAAGATCACTTTCTTTTAACGGAAGCACAAATTACCTGAATGCCGGACAATTCAATTTAAGTGGAAATGCAGTAACGATTGAAGGATGGGTAAAAGTAAATGCTTTTAAAACAGCTTTCCCTAATATTTCATCAGTGCTTGGCATTGAAGTGGGAGATAATAATTCTGCAATGCTTAGATTTGGAGACGGCAACCTGGCGAATAATAAACTTCAGTTTATATTGAGCTTTGGTTCCTCACAGACGAAAATCAATACCAATACAGCATTTAATACCAATACATGGTATCATGTGGCGGCAACGTATGATGGAACAGCGATGAAATTGTATGTGAACGGTAATCTTGATGCAACTACACCTGTTACAGGTAACTTTACCGCCAATGGTATTCTTTATTTAGCAAGAAATTATGATAATTCCCGTGCGCTTAATGGTTCTTTGGATGAATTCAGAGTGTGGAAGAGAGCATTAACAGCCCAGGAAATTATGAATAACAGCTGTAACGTGGCAGCGAACTCACAAGGACTGGAGGCCAACTGGAAAATGGATGAAGGAAGTGGAGCAGGAGCTTTGGATGCTACTGCAAATACTCACTTTGCCACATTGGTGAATATGAGTGATACCAATTGGAAAACAGAGGTTCCCTGCAACGCTTCATTGTCTGTACGAGATCTTGAATCTGTAAAAGAAAACAATACCGTTTATCCGAACCCCGTTAAAAGAGGAAGTGATATTCATTTTACAGGTACCGATAGCTCCAGCGAAGTTTCATTCTATGATATTTCAGGGAAATTATTGAAAAAGCAGGAAATTAATCAAAATAATAATACAGTGAATACACAGGATTTAACCAGTGGTACTTATATTTACAAGATTACATCCTCAAAAAATAAAGTGGTATCATCAGGTAAAATCATCGTAAAATAA
- a CDS encoding endo-beta-N-acetylglucosaminidase H gives MKKKSILTALMAMALQSGAFLNAQQLNPKGICYVEVNNNNLLNAGAYKLQTSNSYLFNVVNIFAANINYDTSRGRAYLYSNNNVTKVLTNADTYIKPLQQKGMKVVLTILGNHQGAGICNFPTREAAKDFALQLANTVNTYGLDGIDFDDEYSDYGNNGTGQPNDSSFVMLVQELRALLPDKIISFYYYGDAASRLSWNGARVGDNINYSWNAMYGTFSAPNVPPLTKAQISPAAVWLGNTSNSTTTSLATQTKNGGYGLYLWYDLKGTNQTSQLSAGTQTLYGEPTVLSGTLQSWTQGTNCDAPIGLYTSNLTGTSAKLNWSTVGTNTYDIDYKPASSTTWTSAATAVNSSSITVSGLAANTEYDWRIRTNCSVKSTYMFAPRFNSGSGTTAPTGSYALSLDGSTESGAAGNMNLNGSTLSFEGWIKPSSFKSASPYISSIMGTEVSDSNSAFLRLGDASLANNKLQFVISVNNVQQKLASATALNANTWYHVAATYDGSTMKLYINGALDVSKAQTGNISSNGAFNVGYLYNTSRNFNGKIDEVRVWKRALSQTEISQNMCNVSVPASSLAAYWKFNEGSGSTVQDSSGNGVTLSLTGVDASNWVTDLPCATGTSKLSSNTIVQRGISSGEIKSSNQIKLYPNPVSKASSFTVSVPDEYNKGKLTIYDFNGRMIDTKSLNTGDNHYESSGLSTGNYILQFESQNGGKKQTEKLIVK, from the coding sequence ATGAAAAAAAAATCCATCCTTACCGCACTGATGGCCATGGCGCTTCAGTCTGGTGCTTTTCTTAATGCACAACAGCTTAATCCTAAAGGAATATGCTATGTGGAAGTGAACAACAATAACCTCCTGAATGCAGGAGCATATAAACTGCAAACATCGAATAGTTACCTGTTCAATGTGGTCAATATTTTTGCGGCTAATATTAATTATGATACCAGCCGTGGAAGAGCCTATCTGTACTCTAATAATAATGTGACTAAGGTTCTTACCAATGCAGATACCTACATAAAGCCATTGCAGCAGAAAGGAATGAAAGTGGTCCTTACCATTCTGGGAAATCACCAGGGAGCAGGAATATGTAATTTTCCTACCCGTGAGGCAGCAAAAGACTTTGCATTACAATTAGCCAATACAGTAAATACTTATGGTCTGGATGGGATTGATTTTGATGATGAATATTCAGACTATGGAAATAATGGGACCGGGCAGCCTAATGACAGTTCCTTCGTTATGCTTGTTCAGGAACTAAGAGCATTACTTCCGGATAAGATCATTTCATTCTATTATTATGGAGATGCTGCTTCAAGACTTTCCTGGAACGGAGCCCGAGTAGGAGATAATATCAATTACAGCTGGAATGCGATGTACGGAACATTTTCCGCACCTAATGTTCCGCCTCTTACCAAAGCACAGATTTCTCCGGCAGCAGTATGGCTTGGGAATACTTCCAATTCTACTACCACCAGTCTGGCTACCCAAACAAAAAACGGGGGGTATGGATTATATCTTTGGTATGATCTTAAAGGAACCAATCAAACGTCACAACTTTCAGCAGGTACCCAGACATTATATGGTGAACCAACGGTTTTAAGCGGGACTTTACAATCATGGACCCAAGGAACCAATTGTGATGCTCCTATCGGATTATACACCAGCAATCTTACCGGAACAAGTGCTAAATTAAACTGGTCTACGGTAGGAACCAATACTTATGATATTGATTATAAACCAGCCTCTTCAACAACATGGACGAGTGCCGCTACAGCAGTTAACTCTAGTTCAATCACCGTTTCAGGACTAGCCGCTAATACCGAATACGATTGGAGAATCAGAACAAACTGTAGCGTAAAAAGTACATATATGTTTGCTCCAAGATTCAATAGCGGATCTGGAACAACGGCACCTACAGGTTCTTATGCTCTGTCTTTGGATGGAAGCACTGAATCCGGAGCAGCCGGAAATATGAACTTAAATGGTTCCACATTATCTTTCGAAGGCTGGATCAAACCTTCATCTTTTAAATCAGCATCCCCATACATCTCATCAATCATGGGAACGGAGGTAAGTGATAGCAATTCAGCGTTCTTGCGATTAGGAGATGCCAGCCTTGCCAATAATAAGCTTCAATTTGTAATAAGTGTCAATAATGTACAGCAAAAACTAGCTTCTGCTACTGCTTTGAATGCCAATACATGGTACCATGTGGCAGCAACCTATGATGGAAGTACGATGAAACTTTATATCAATGGTGCTTTGGATGTAAGTAAAGCACAAACCGGAAATATAAGTTCCAACGGAGCTTTCAATGTAGGATATTTATATAACACTTCCAGAAACTTCAATGGTAAAATAGATGAGGTCAGAGTTTGGAAACGTGCATTGAGCCAGACGGAAATCAGTCAGAATATGTGTAATGTATCTGTTCCTGCTTCTTCCCTTGCAGCTTACTGGAAGTTTAACGAGGGGAGTGGTTCTACCGTTCAGGATAGCTCAGGGAATGGTGTGACTCTAAGCTTGACAGGGGTAGATGCTTCCAACTGGGTAACTGATCTTCCATGTGCGACAGGGACTTCAAAATTATCAAGTAATACAATAGTTCAAAGAGGAATCAGTTCCGGAGAAATCAAAAGTAGTAATCAGATAAAATTGTATCCGAATCCTGTAAGCAAAGCTTCTTCATTTACGGTTTCAGTTCCTGATGAATACAACAAAGGAAAATTGACAATCTATGATTTTAACGGAAGAATGATAGACACAAAATCATTGAACACCGGAGATAATCATTATGAATCCTCAGGGCTTTCAACAGGAAATTATATCCTTCAGTTTGAATCCCAGAATGGAGGTAAAAAGCAGACCGAAAAATTAATAGTAAAATAA
- a CDS encoding glycoside hydrolase family 125 protein, which produces MERRNFIKTSALAGAGLLFTQNVFAKTLATEGFPVVRVPKDKRHFTSESVESAIAAFKKKVNNKELSWLFENCFPNTLDTTVFYSESNGTPDTYVITGDIDAMWLRDSSAQVFPYLQFSKKDEKLHKLISGVIHKQTTFILKDPYANAFYNDDKKISKWKEYDHTDMKPGTHERKWEIDSLCYPIRLAYHFWKTTGDTKPFDANWLQGIKLTLQTFIAQQRKKDLGPYKFERTTSWATDGVPMGGYGYPTKPVGLISSMFRPSDDATIYGFLIPSNLFAVVSLRQAAEMVSQIKNEKTLAQQLNSLADEVDAAIKKYGIYNHPEFGKIYAFEVNGFGSYNLMDDANCPSLLGLPYLDAVKADDAVYQNTRKFVWSENNPFFFKGKLAEGIGGPHIGLDMIWPMSIIMKALTTKDTSEIRWCINTLQKTHGGTGFMHESFHKDNDKKFTREWFAWANTLFGELLWKTFNENPELLT; this is translated from the coding sequence ATGGAAAGGAGAAATTTTATTAAAACAAGTGCACTGGCAGGAGCCGGATTGCTGTTTACTCAAAATGTTTTTGCAAAAACCCTGGCTACGGAAGGTTTTCCTGTTGTCCGTGTTCCTAAAGATAAAAGACATTTTACCAGTGAATCCGTAGAAAGTGCTATTGCAGCTTTTAAAAAGAAAGTAAACAATAAAGAGCTAAGCTGGCTTTTTGAAAACTGTTTTCCAAATACATTAGATACTACTGTTTTTTATAGTGAAAGCAACGGTACACCGGATACTTATGTGATTACGGGAGATATTGATGCGATGTGGCTTCGCGATAGTTCTGCACAGGTTTTTCCTTATCTGCAGTTCTCAAAGAAAGATGAAAAACTTCACAAGTTGATTTCAGGAGTAATCCATAAGCAAACAACTTTCATCCTGAAAGATCCTTATGCCAACGCATTTTATAATGATGACAAGAAGATAAGCAAATGGAAAGAGTATGACCACACCGATATGAAGCCGGGAACTCATGAAAGAAAATGGGAGATCGATTCATTGTGTTATCCTATTCGTTTGGCATATCATTTCTGGAAAACAACAGGAGATACAAAACCTTTTGATGCTAACTGGCTACAGGGAATTAAACTTACTTTGCAGACCTTTATAGCACAGCAGAGGAAAAAAGATTTAGGACCTTATAAATTTGAGCGTACAACATCCTGGGCTACTGACGGAGTTCCTATGGGCGGATATGGTTATCCAACAAAACCTGTAGGGCTTATCAGTTCTATGTTCCGTCCAAGTGATGATGCTACGATCTATGGATTCCTGATTCCTTCTAACTTATTTGCAGTAGTAAGTTTACGCCAGGCCGCAGAAATGGTGTCTCAGATTAAAAATGAAAAAACGTTGGCTCAACAACTGAACAGCCTGGCTGATGAGGTAGATGCAGCCATCAAAAAATACGGAATTTACAATCATCCTGAATTTGGAAAAATATATGCTTTTGAGGTGAATGGCTTTGGAAGTTATAACCTGATGGATGATGCCAATTGTCCAAGCCTGTTAGGATTACCTTATCTGGATGCGGTGAAAGCTGACGACGCTGTTTATCAGAACACGAGAAAATTCGTGTGGTCGGAAAATAACCCATTCTTCTTCAAAGGAAAGCTGGCAGAAGGGATAGGAGGTCCACATATCGGACTTGACATGATCTGGCCAATGAGTATCATTATGAAAGCGCTCACTACAAAAGATACAAGTGAGATCAGATGGTGCATCAATACCTTACAGAAAACGCACGGAGGGACAGGCTTTATGCATGAATCCTTCCATAAAGACAATGACAAAAAATTCACCAGAGAATGGTTTGCATGGGCCAATACCTTATTTGGAGAATTGCTATGGAAAACCTTTAACGAAAACCCTGAGCTACTGACATAG
- a CDS encoding GH92 family glycosyl hydrolase, producing MKKELLICFFTSLISIANAQQNKNDILSWVDPFIGTGGHGHTFPGATTPFGMIQLSPDQNTKSGDWDWCSGYHYSSKTIMGFSHNHLSGTGWADLGDILVMPTVGQVKMVPGSEDKPETGYRSTFTHDKETAAPGYYSVMLDSYGVKAELTTSPRVGFHKYTFPKTDEANIIIDPTNKIFGNIYHTLVSVEGNNRIKGYCYSNGWGGKRFAYFVMEFSKPFKSYGVYAEGKIKNNEKIALAKDAKAFVRFATEDQESIEVKVSLSPVSTENAQENFDTEAKNVDFAKAKETAQKTWRDLIGRFQVTGGTDSQRKIFYTGVYHTFIAPNLYMDVNGDYVAAEENMNTKWFTNYSTYSYWDGFRATHPLLTIMDQKHTKEFANSLISRYTDRKDHMPIWELCGYDNFCMLGYHSASVIWDAISKGVPGIDGEKAFAAMKDASLTDKMSSSDGGGGLNDYIKLGYTPSENGASVSATLEYSYDDWCIQQLAEKLGKKEEAEVYRKRSMNFLNTFNKENNHFWPRQKNGKFLADFPLNDWKKLQPHWVSGNIWAYDFFVPHQIDEMMNLYGGKKGFEEKLDKTFTENLKMEGEQHVDISGFIGSLGFGDEPGHHVPYLYNYAGSPYKTQKMVKYIRDNMYAAKPDGIVNNEDCGQMSAWYIFSSLGFYPVTPGKPVYSIGAPQFPKASLQLENGKTFTVIADKISDKNIYVQKMFLNGKEYKSWELNHSDIMNGGELRFVMGSKPVK from the coding sequence ATGAAAAAAGAATTGCTGATCTGTTTTTTTACATCCCTGATTTCCATAGCGAATGCCCAACAAAATAAGAATGACATTTTATCCTGGGTAGATCCGTTTATAGGGACAGGAGGACATGGACATACCTTTCCGGGGGCCACTACACCATTCGGAATGATTCAGCTGAGTCCGGATCAAAATACCAAAAGTGGAGATTGGGACTGGTGTTCCGGATACCACTACAGCAGTAAGACGATCATGGGATTCAGCCATAACCATCTGAGCGGAACTGGGTGGGCAGATCTTGGAGATATTCTGGTAATGCCAACTGTGGGACAGGTAAAAATGGTTCCCGGATCAGAAGATAAACCTGAAACCGGATATCGTTCAACATTCACTCATGATAAAGAAACCGCAGCTCCGGGGTATTATTCCGTAATGCTGGATAGCTATGGAGTGAAAGCAGAATTGACAACCTCTCCAAGAGTCGGTTTTCATAAATATACCTTTCCGAAAACTGATGAAGCCAATATTATTATTGATCCTACAAATAAGATCTTCGGAAATATTTACCATACATTGGTAAGCGTAGAAGGTAATAACAGAATAAAAGGATATTGCTACAGTAATGGCTGGGGTGGAAAAAGATTTGCCTATTTCGTGATGGAATTTTCCAAACCGTTTAAATCTTATGGAGTATATGCTGAAGGGAAAATAAAGAACAATGAAAAAATTGCGCTGGCAAAAGATGCCAAAGCCTTTGTAAGGTTTGCTACAGAAGATCAGGAAAGTATTGAAGTAAAAGTTTCTTTATCTCCGGTAAGCACAGAAAATGCACAGGAAAACTTTGATACAGAAGCGAAAAATGTGGATTTTGCAAAAGCTAAAGAAACTGCACAAAAAACATGGCGGGATCTTATCGGAAGATTCCAGGTAACCGGGGGAACAGATAGTCAGAGAAAAATCTTCTATACAGGAGTTTATCATACATTTATTGCTCCGAATCTGTATATGGATGTTAACGGAGACTATGTAGCAGCCGAGGAAAATATGAATACGAAATGGTTTACGAATTACAGTACCTATTCATATTGGGATGGTTTCAGAGCTACTCATCCATTATTGACTATTATGGATCAAAAACATACCAAGGAATTTGCTAACTCTCTCATCAGCAGATATACTGATCGTAAAGATCATATGCCGATCTGGGAACTATGCGGATATGATAATTTCTGTATGCTGGGTTATCACAGCGCATCGGTAATCTGGGATGCTATTTCCAAAGGAGTACCTGGTATTGATGGTGAAAAAGCTTTTGCAGCCATGAAAGATGCTTCTCTGACAGATAAAATGAGCAGCAGTGATGGAGGCGGAGGGCTTAATGATTATATTAAGCTAGGATATACTCCTTCAGAAAATGGGGCTTCTGTCTCTGCAACATTAGAATATTCCTATGATGACTGGTGTATTCAGCAGTTGGCAGAAAAATTAGGAAAAAAAGAGGAAGCTGAAGTATACAGAAAACGCTCCATGAACTTCCTGAATACTTTCAATAAAGAAAATAACCATTTCTGGCCGAGACAAAAAAATGGAAAATTTCTGGCAGATTTTCCTCTTAATGACTGGAAAAAGCTTCAGCCACATTGGGTTTCCGGAAATATCTGGGCTTATGATTTCTTTGTTCCACATCAAATCGATGAAATGATGAATCTGTATGGCGGAAAGAAAGGATTTGAAGAAAAACTGGATAAAACATTTACTGAAAACCTTAAAATGGAAGGAGAGCAGCATGTTGATATTTCCGGATTCATCGGGTCTTTAGGATTTGGAGATGAGCCGGGACATCATGTTCCATACCTGTACAACTATGCTGGAAGTCCTTATAAGACACAAAAGATGGTAAAATACATCCGTGATAATATGTATGCTGCCAAACCTGATGGAATTGTGAATAATGAAGACTGTGGACAAATGTCAGCATGGTATATTTTCTCTTCATTAGGATTTTATCCTGTTACACCTGGAAAACCTGTTTATTCGATTGGAGCCCCTCAGTTCCCGAAAGCTTCATTACAATTGGAAAACGGAAAAACATTCACAGTGATTGCTGATAAAATATCAGATAAAAATATCTATGTACAGAAAATGTTCCTGAACGGAAAAGAGTACAAAAGCTGGGAACTGAACCATAGTGACATCATGAACGGTGGAGAGCTGAGATTTGTCATGGGAAGTAAGCCTGTAAAATAA
- a CDS encoding glycoside hydrolase family 130 protein yields MTAQSVMIPWQDRPEGCNDIMWRFSENPIINRYAIPTSNSIFNSAVIPFEDGFAGVFRCDNKAVQMNIFAGFSKDGINWEINHDPIEMQAGNTDMIESDYKYDPRVTFIEDRYWITWCNGYNGPTIGIGYTFDFKEFFQCENAFLPFNRNGVLFPEKINGKYAMLSRPSDNGHTPFGDIYISYSPDMKYWGEHRCVMKVTPFEDSAWQCTKIGGGPVPIKTEEGWLLFYHGVINTCRGFRYSMGAALLDLEDPTKVLYRTKPYLLAPAEVYELTGDVPNVVFPCAALTEGDKVTVYYGAADTVVAIAFGYISEIIDFMKKNSI; encoded by the coding sequence ATGACAGCTCAATCAGTAATGATCCCTTGGCAGGATCGCCCGGAAGGTTGTAATGATATTATGTGGAGGTTTTCCGAAAACCCGATCATTAACAGATATGCAATACCAACATCCAATAGTATATTCAATAGTGCAGTAATTCCTTTTGAAGATGGATTTGCAGGGGTATTCCGTTGCGATAATAAAGCCGTACAGATGAATATCTTTGCAGGGTTCAGTAAAGATGGAATCAATTGGGAGATCAATCATGATCCTATTGAAATGCAGGCAGGAAATACCGATATGATTGAATCCGACTACAAATATGATCCGCGTGTTACCTTTATAGAAGACCGATACTGGATCACATGGTGTAACGGATACAATGGACCTACTATTGGAATTGGATATACTTTCGATTTTAAAGAATTTTTCCAGTGTGAAAATGCATTCCTTCCCTTCAACAGAAACGGAGTCCTTTTCCCGGAAAAAATCAATGGTAAATATGCGATGTTGAGCCGCCCAAGTGACAACGGACATACTCCTTTTGGAGATATTTATATCAGCTACAGTCCTGATATGAAATATTGGGGTGAGCACCGTTGTGTGATGAAAGTTACTCCTTTCGAAGACAGTGCGTGGCAGTGTACTAAGATTGGTGGTGGACCGGTTCCTATCAAGACAGAAGAAGGATGGTTATTGTTTTATCATGGAGTAATCAACACTTGTAGAGGATTCAGATATTCAATGGGAGCTGCTTTGCTTGATCTTGAAGATCCTACAAAAGTATTGTATAGGACAAAACCTTATTTATTGGCTCCGGCAGAGGTGTACGAATTAACAGGAGATGTACCGAATGTGGTTTTTCCTTGTGCAGCTTTAACGGAGGGAGACAAAGTAACAGTATATTATGGGGCAGCCGATACTGTAGTGGCAATTGCCTTTGGGTATATCTCAGAAATTATTGATTTTATGAAAAAGAATTCAATCTAA